A single window of Coffea eugenioides isolate CCC68of chromosome 7, Ceug_1.0, whole genome shotgun sequence DNA harbors:
- the LOC113778351 gene encoding bZIP transcription factor 11-like → MSCTSGNSSGPSQIQNSGSDEDPQQIMDLRKRKRMISNRESARRSRMKKQKHLDDMMAQVNQVKNENNQILTNINLTNQLYLNIESENSVLRAQLAELSHRLESLNDIINCLNATTNSPVLETQDSAFDYQMMSAFDHDFFNPWNLLSVNQPIMASPDVLMY, encoded by the coding sequence ATGTCTTGTACCAGCGGAAATTCATCAGGGCCAAGCCAGATTCAGAATTCGGGGTCCGATGAAGATCCCCAACAAATTATGGACCTAAGAAAACGCAAAAGAATGATATCCAACCGGGAATCTGCTAGGCGATCAAGGATGAAGAAACAGAAGCACTTGGATGATATGATGGCCCAGGTGAATCAAGTGAAGAACGAGAATAATCAAATTCTCACCAATATCAACCTTACAAATCAGCTTTATCTGAACATTGAATCTGAAAATTCTGTCCTAAGAGCTCAGCTGGCTGAACTCAGCCACAGGCTAGAGTCCCTCAATGATATCATTAACTGCTTGAATGCTACAACGAATTCACCAGTTCTTGAAACACAGGACTCTGCTTTTGATTATCAGATGATGAGTGCTTTTGATCATGATTTCTTCAACCCCTGGAATTTACTCAGTGTAAATCAGCCCATCATGGCTTCTCCAGATGTTCTCATGTACTGA
- the LOC113778868 gene encoding mitogen-activated protein kinase 7-like, which yields MGTVMEPANEIRQRGKHYYTMGQTLFEIDTKYVPIKPIGRGAYGVVCSSIDMETREKVAIKKIQNVFGNRIDALRTLRELKLLRHLKHENVIALKDVMMPMHRSSFKDVYLVYELMDTDLHHIIKSSQPLSNDHCKFFIFQLLCGLQYLHSANVLHRDLKPGNLLVNANCALKICDFGLARTGNDSGQFMTEYVVTRWYRAPELLLCCDNYGTSIDVWSVGCIFAEILGRKPIFPGTECLNQLKLIIDVLGSQTEANLAFIDNLRAKKFIMSLPYSRGVNFASLYPHADPLAIDLLQRMLVFDPSRRITVTEALYHPYLSGLYDPSRNPPAQFPLSLDVDENMSETMIRETMLREILLYHPPQVTYTNTNTVINF from the exons ATGGGAACTGTAATGGAGCCAGCCAATGAGATTAGACAAAGAGGAAAGCATTACTACACAATGGGGCAAACTTTGTTTGAGATCGATACAAAATATGTTCCAATCAAACCCATAGGAAGAGGGGCATATGGGGTTGTTTGTTCTTCAATTGATATGGAGACTCGTGAGAAAGTGGCAATCAAAAAGATACAAAATGTGTTTGGGAATAGGATTGATGCATTGAGGACTCTCAGGGAGTTGAAGCTTCTGCGGCATCTTAAGCATGAGAATGTGATTGCCTTGAAGGATGTCATGATGCCTATGCACAGGAGTAGCTTCAAGGATGTGTACTTGGTGTACGAATTGATGGATACTGATCTTCATCATATTATAAAGTCATCTCAGCCGTTATCAAATGATCATTGCAAGTTTTTTATTTTCCAG CTTCTTTGTGGTTTACAATATCTTCACTCGGCAAATGTCCTTCATCGGGACTTGAAACCAGGAAATCTCCTCGTTAATGCTAATTGTGCACTCAAGATATGTGACTTTGGATTAGCAAGAACTGGCAATGACAGTGGACAATTCATGACTGAATATGTAGTCACAAGGTGGTATCGTGCGCCAGAGTTGCTTCTTTGCTGTGACAATTACGGGACCTCTATTGACGTCTGGTCTGTAGGGTGCATCTTTGCTGAAATCCTTGGCAGGAAACCAATATTCCCAGGAACAGAGTGCCTCAATCAGCTTAAACTTATCATTGATGTCCTTGGCAGCCAAACTGAAGCCAATCTTGCATTCATTGATAATCTGAGGGCTAAAAAATTCATAATGTCACTTCCTTATTCAAGAGGGGTTAACTTTGCTTCTCTCTACCCCCATGCTGATCCTTTGGCCATAGATTTGTTACAGCGGATgctagtttttgatccatcgaggAGAATCACAGTGACAGAAGCTCTTTATCATCCATATTTGTCAGGTCTCTATGATCCAAGTCGCAACCCTCCTGCTCAGTTTCCTCTCAGTCTTGATGTTGATGAGAACATGAGCGAAACAATGATCCGCGAGACGATGTTGAGAGAGATCCTTCTTTACCATCCGCCACAAGTTACTTACACGAACACGAACACGgtgataaatttttaa
- the LOC113778817 gene encoding mitogen-activated protein kinase 7-like, with amino-acid sequence MGTVMEPANEIRQRGKHYYTMGQTLFEIDTKYVPIKPIGRGAYGVVCSSIDMETREKVAIKKIQNVFGNRIDALRTLRELKLLRHLKHENVIALKDVMMPMHRSSFKDVYLVYELMDTDLHHIIKSSQPLSNDHCKFFIFQLLCGLQYLHSANVLHRDLKPGNLLVNANCALKICDFGLARTGNDSGQFMTEYVVTRWYRAPELLLCCDNYGTSIDVWSVGCIFAEILGRKPIFPGTECLNQLKLIIDVLGSQTEANLAFIDNLRAKKFIMSLPYSRGVNFASLYPHADPLAIDLLQRMLVFDPSRRITVTEALYHPYLSGLYDPSRNPPAQFPLSLDVDENMSETMIRETMLREILPYHPPQVTYTNTNTVINF; translated from the exons ATGGGAACTGTAATGGAGCCAGCCAATGAGATTAGACAAAGAGGAAAGCATTACTACACAATGGGGCAAACTTTGTTTGAGATCGATACAAAATATGTTCCAATCAAACCCATAGGAAGAGGGGCATATGGGGTTGTTTGTTCTTCAATTGATATGGAGACTCGTGAGAAAGTGGCAATCAAAAAGATACAAAATGTGTTTGGGAATAGGATTGATGCATTGAGGACTCTCAGGGAGTTGAAGCTTCTGCGGCATCTTAAGCATGAGAATGTGATTGCCTTGAAGGATGTCATGATGCCTATGCACAGGAGTAGCTTCAAGGATGTGTACTTGGTGTACGAATTGATGGATACTGATCTTCATCATATTATAAAGTCATCTCAGCCGTTATCAAATGATCATTGCAAGTTTTTTATTTTCCAG CTTCTTTGTGGTTTACAATATCTTCACTCGGCAAATGTCCTTCATCGGGACTTGAAACCAGGAAATCTCCTCGTTAATGCTAATTGTGCACTCAAGATATGTGACTTTGGATTAGCAAGAACTGGCAATGACAGTGGACAATTCATGACTGAATATGTAGTCACAAGGTGGTATCGTGCGCCAGAGTTGCTTCTTTGCTGTGACAATTACGGGACCTCTATTGACGTCTGGTCTGTAGGGTGCATCTTTGCTGAAATCCTTGGCAGGAAACCAATATTCCCAGGAACAGAGTGCCTCAATCAGCTTAAACTTATCATTGATGTCCTTGGCAGCCAAACTGAAGCCAATCTTGCATTCATTGATAATCTGAGGGCTAAAAAATTCATAATGTCACTTCCTTATTCAAGAGGGGTTAACTTTGCTTCTCTCTACCCCCATGCTGATCCTTTGGCCATAGATTTGTTACAGCGGATgctagtttttgatccatcgaggAGAATCACAGTGACAGAAGCTCTTTATCATCCATATTTGTCAGGTCTCTATGATCCAAGTCGCAACCCTCCTGCTCAGTTTCCTCTCAGTCTTGATGTTGATGAGAACATGAGCGAAACAATGATCCGCGAGACGATGTTGAGAGAGATCCTTCCTTACCATCCGCCACAAGTTACTTACACGAACACGAACACGgtgataaatttttaa
- the LOC113777965 gene encoding uncharacterized protein LOC113777965: MSSSPSSELPLHPSQNPSNWRFTWEAQSHIPTVRLYLFNPHIKPSAQCTNLEVDLSVDQSSLLVRFYQAEAEAEAEACTSFRVPLPRVLIDPESPVQFTAYDDHIHVKLALLLPIDHPLVSEFDSSSDEYRPLSTDSDLKNLSALEEVYFYCRSCSAKLTRSLRCFKEMPSVNWQEAADNWFGACCCSFGGISEKLVRSYAKSYTCAAGVCLLDTESVILCKDDLVGCEFPGFNWNQSVEFNLKLTTDDILVKASSDDASKHGQTVCSENDDFGREVSNGKEHHLGSEEENLKEKLRHEATGNAGDCGNLSCLSSHLQTAENMATCPDFHAVMKHDLGYCDNGCHSLDRLEISSEEKSGRDIELLEHQKVLLNGFLWNGFLARSSNLSKDVRWVEFLCPQCSSLLGAYPCFSDSSPLDSGIRLFKCHISTTLPVGGSGNTFRCYSLERMFAIQLLESAKDELSFRTVVRDMQTKYPMLQIVLLNPDSWCCSGCCLYSTESASRKSMYPTIKVLFSACCNDEENESRKLEEWITKNQADEVYMLPSQIGNLISYLKSANSMYPPSQVPLQNLSLSSMRR; encoded by the exons ATGTCCTCATCCCCATCCTCAGAGCTTCCCCTTCACCCCTCCCAAAACCCTAGCAACTGGCGCTTCACATGGGAGGCCCAATCTCACATCCCAACCGTCCGATTATATCTCTTCAACCCCCACATCAAACCATCAGCTCAATGCACCAACTTAGAGGTCGACTTATCAGTGGACCAGTCTTCACTCCTCGTCAGATTCTACCAAGCAGAAGCCGAAGCCGAAGCCGAAGCCTGCACTTCATTTCGGGTCCCGCTCCCTAGAGTTTTAATCGACCCGGAGTCACCGGTTCAGTTCACAGCTTATGATGATCATATTCATGTTAAACTCGCTCTGCTTCTTCCCATTGATCATCCTCTTGTTTCGGAATTTGATTCCTCGTCTGATGAGTACCGGCCACTTTCCACCGATTCCG ATCTAAAGAATTTATCTGCTTTGGAGGAAGTGTACTTTTACTGCAGAAGTTGCTCAGCTAAGTTGACAAGATCTCTCAG ATGTTTCAAGGAGATGCCATCAGTCAATTGGCAAGAAGCAGCAGACAATTGGTTTGGGGCTTGTTGTTGTTCATTTGGAGGTATCAGTGAGAAGCTGGTTAGAAGTTATGCAAAGTCCTATACATGTGCAGCAGGTGTTTGTCTCTTAGATACAGAATCTGTCATTTTGTGCAAGGACGATCTTGTGGGATGTGAATTTCCTGGATTTAATTGGAACCAAAGTGTTGAGTTTAATCTGAAATTGACTACTGACGATATTTTGGTCAAAGCTTCCTCAGATGATGCAAGTAAACATGGGCAAACTGTCTGCTCTGAGAATGATGACTTTGGGAGGGAGGTCAGCAATGGCAAGGAACATCATCTTGGTTCTGAGGAAGAAAACCTCAAAGAGAAACTGAGGCATGAAGCTACTGGAAATGCTGGTGATTGTGGTAACTTATCTTGCCTGTCTTCACACTTACAGACTGCAGAAAACATGGCAACTTGTCCTGACTTCCATGCAGTTATGAAACATGATCTTGGGTACTGTGATAATGGATGTCATAGTCTTGATCGTTTAGAAATCTCTTCAGAGGAAAAATCTGGAAGGGATATTGAACTCCTAGAGCATCAGAAAGTATTACTTAATGGCTTTCTTTGGAATGGTTTCCTGGCAAGATCCTCCAATCTTTCAAAAGATGTTAGGTGGGTCGAATTCTTGTGTCCTCAATGTTCTTCCCTACTTGGAGCATACCCTTGCTTCAGTGATAGTAGTCCATTGGACAGTGGAATTCGCTTGTTTAAATGCCACATTTCAACCACTTTACCTGTTGGTGGCTCCGGTAATACGTTTAG ATGTTATAGCTTGGAGAGGATGTTTGCAATTCAGTTGCTGGAAAGTGCAAAAGATGAATTATCATTCCGGACTGTTGTGAGAGatatgcaaaccaaatatcctATGCTGCAAATTGTTCTGTTGAACCCGGATTCTTGGTGCTGCAGTGGATGTTGTTTGTACTCCACCGAATCAGCTTCAAGGAAAAGCATGTATCCAACCATCAAGGTGCTATTTTCTGCCTGCTGCAATGATGAGGAAAACGAGTCTAG GAAGCTTGAAGAATGGATTACCAAGAATCAAGCAGATGAAGTGTACATGTTGCCATCTCAAAtaggaaacttgatttcctaTTTAAAGTCGGCTAATAGTATGTACCCTCCATCACAAGTTCCCCTGCAGAATCTGTCCCTGTCATCCATGAGAAGATAA